In Anaerolineales bacterium, the following proteins share a genomic window:
- a CDS encoding HNH endonuclease signature motif containing protein, which produces MPFFTKTLPNKSVVGITNCEIVLPLGALEGLDDQAISTLVRELANDLEFIQDYIGSGEIGFGTIEEAKQYVIRQQQKKRTREVKQEITQQRRREFDSRRAQLTLMLIEREGYICKFPNCDVQEGLTIDHILPLSKGGSDNPENLQFLCRKHNSAKGDS; this is translated from the coding sequence ATGCCATTTTTCACAAAAACACTTCCAAACAAAAGCGTAGTCGGAATTACCAATTGTGAAATTGTTTTACCACTCGGCGCATTGGAAGGTTTAGATGACCAAGCAATAAGCACACTGGTTAGAGAACTAGCCAACGACCTTGAATTTATACAGGATTACATCGGGAGCGGTGAAATTGGTTTTGGCACAATTGAAGAAGCAAAGCAATATGTTATACGCCAACAACAAAAGAAAAGAACTCGTGAAGTCAAGCAAGAAATAACTCAGCAAAGACGAAGGGAATTTGATTCCCGCCGCGCACAGTTAACCTTAATGTTGATTGAAAGAGAAGGCTATATTTGCAAGTTTCCTAATTGTGATGTTCAAGAAGGATTAACAATTGACCATATTCTGCCCTTATCAAAAGGCGGTTCTGATAATCCAGAAAACTTGCAATTTCTTTGTCGAAAACACAATTCAGCAAAAGGCGACTCGTAA
- a CDS encoding integron integrase, with product MQTQPPKLLQLVSDVIRTKHYSYRTEQTYIEWIKRYILHHGKRHPKEMGAEEIQAFITHLAVEKNVSASTQNQALSAILFLYRYVLNKPIELPAGLLRAEKSKTLPVVLTQNEALAVIGKMSGVPQLMAKILYGSGLRLMECVRLRVKDVDFGNRQIMIRDGKGEDDRVTVLPDALRAPLEKQVQNVQRLHQTDLGDGFGEVHLPYALARKYPNASRELNWQYLFPASALSVDPATKKTMRHHMDPSVLQKAIRAASKQTGIQKPVSPHTFRHSFATHLLQNGYDIRTIQELLGHKDVKTTMIYTHVLQRGGLAVKSPLDP from the coding sequence ATGCAAACCCAACCCCCGAAACTCCTGCAACTCGTCTCTGATGTCATCCGCACCAAGCATTACTCCTACCGCACCGAACAAACCTATATCGAATGGATCAAACGCTACATCCTTCATCATGGCAAACGTCACCCCAAGGAAATGGGCGCGGAAGAGATTCAAGCATTCATCACTCACTTGGCGGTCGAAAAGAACGTTTCTGCCTCCACCCAAAATCAAGCGCTCAGCGCCATCCTCTTCCTCTACCGTTACGTTCTCAACAAACCGATCGAACTCCCTGCTGGACTGCTTCGCGCCGAAAAATCCAAGACTCTTCCCGTTGTCCTCACCCAAAACGAAGCGCTCGCAGTCATTGGCAAAATGAGCGGCGTTCCGCAACTCATGGCAAAAATTCTCTACGGCTCTGGTCTTCGCCTCATGGAATGCGTGCGATTGCGCGTCAAAGACGTTGACTTCGGGAACCGCCAGATCATGATTCGGGACGGCAAAGGCGAGGATGACCGCGTCACTGTCCTCCCTGATGCGCTTCGCGCGCCCCTCGAAAAGCAGGTGCAAAACGTGCAACGCCTCCACCAAACTGATCTGGGAGATGGATTTGGCGAAGTTCACCTGCCCTACGCGCTTGCCCGTAAATATCCCAATGCCTCTCGCGAACTAAACTGGCAATACCTCTTTCCCGCCTCCGCCCTCTCGGTAGACCCTGCCACCAAAAAGACCATGCGGCATCATATGGATCCCAGCGTTCTCCAAAAGGCGATCCGAGCCGCGTCAAAACAAACTGGTATTCAAAAACCTGTTTCGCCTCACACCTTCCGTCATTCCTTCGCCACCCACCTTTTACAAAACGGCTACGATATTCGCACCATTCAAGAACTCCTCGGACACAAGGATGTGAAAACAACGATGATCTATACTCACGTGCTACAACGCGGCGGACTTGCCGTCAAATCTCCCCTCGACCCCTAA
- a CDS encoding type II CAAX endopeptidase family protein: MQKKILGLILSLIIPSIYVLFISPIFIKPNVDEQVSALIGFAVLWGLAFGMLFFTRSIEKLPLTTIGWKQISWRWIFTAIGLGILLSLLVPVFTLLVNAVFPPSDTGTITQVTSNFSWWILLLSVLTAGITEEILFRGYPLERLHEITGNKWISGVISLIFFVAIHATGWNIAHIIGVVIPLGIILTGLYFWQRNLLFVMIVHVVIDLPLVFIALLS; encoded by the coding sequence ATGCAAAAAAAGATACTCGGATTAATTTTATCTCTGATTATCCCTTCAATTTACGTTTTGTTTATCAGTCCGATTTTCATCAAGCCAAACGTGGACGAACAAGTTTCCGCCTTGATTGGCTTCGCCGTACTTTGGGGGCTGGCTTTTGGAATGTTGTTTTTCACACGAAGCATTGAAAAATTGCCATTGACAACGATTGGCTGGAAACAGATATCTTGGAGATGGATATTTACCGCTATTGGATTAGGTATTCTGTTATCACTATTAGTCCCTGTGTTCACATTGTTGGTTAACGCAGTTTTTCCGCCATCCGATACAGGAACGATAACGCAAGTCACATCGAATTTCTCTTGGTGGATATTGCTTTTGAGTGTACTCACCGCAGGCATAACCGAAGAGATTTTGTTTCGTGGTTATCCTCTGGAACGATTACATGAAATTACAGGGAATAAGTGGATAAGCGGGGTAATTAGCCTAATATTTTTTGTGGCTATTCATGCAACAGGATGGAATATTGCTCATATTATTGGTGTGGTCATTCCATTAGGAATTATCCTTACTGGTTTATACTTTTGGCAACGAAATTTATTATTCGTGATGATCGTTCATGTGGTCATAGATTTGCCTTTAGTTTTTATAGCACTGTTATCATAA